A region from the Desulfitobacterium dehalogenans ATCC 51507 genome encodes:
- a CDS encoding sigma-54 interaction domain-containing protein: MKTMSAKELGTKDFQEILDNIMESVSVMDENGVVMWTNKANREKLGITTEVIGKEAKYLVQEGLIDKAVVYEAIESGKFTASIISKGSEKDVIVYCNPVYDEEGKIKFLVSSAMTCSEVNQILETLETERRINKTYLAEIKHLRNTLLLGEDFVIESTNMKCLLEDVQKLAPIDCSVLVTGESGVGKEVMVKTIHKNSIRKEGPFITVSIPSIPDNLLEAELFGYEEGAFTGATRGGKIGLFELAQGGTLFLDEIGDIPYALQVKLLRAIENGEIRRVGGTKLIKIDTRIIAATNKHLEQMIKKSLFREDLFYRLSVMHLHIKPLRERLEDIKPLGEQFIQNFNNKYKTDKKITEPAFNLMKKYPWPGNVRELKNLVERLGILSNGDLITAEDVQAVLSKISNTIDDIDPDHLSDDWKTNSQLTEEYSSYERTKILEALKTAHGNKTKAAELLGISRTKLYRKLKNL, translated from the coding sequence ATGAAGACCATGTCTGCCAAAGAACTGGGTACCAAAGACTTCCAGGAAATACTCGACAATATTATGGAGTCCGTTTCAGTCATGGACGAAAATGGTGTTGTGATGTGGACTAACAAGGCTAACCGTGAGAAGTTAGGTATTACTACCGAGGTGATTGGGAAAGAAGCGAAATATCTCGTTCAGGAAGGGTTAATCGATAAAGCCGTTGTTTACGAAGCGATAGAAAGCGGCAAATTCACAGCGTCTATTATCTCTAAAGGAAGTGAAAAGGATGTTATTGTCTACTGCAATCCGGTCTACGATGAAGAGGGCAAGATCAAGTTTCTGGTATCCAGCGCTATGACTTGCAGTGAAGTGAATCAAATCTTAGAGACTCTGGAAACCGAGCGCCGTATCAATAAGACATACCTTGCGGAGATAAAACACTTGCGCAATACTTTGTTGCTGGGAGAAGATTTCGTTATCGAAAGTACGAATATGAAGTGTCTGCTGGAAGATGTCCAAAAGCTAGCTCCCATCGATTGCAGCGTCTTGGTTACCGGGGAATCCGGAGTTGGCAAAGAGGTTATGGTCAAGACCATTCATAAAAACAGCATCCGCAAGGAAGGACCATTTATCACCGTAAGCATCCCGTCCATTCCGGATAACTTGCTTGAGGCTGAACTGTTCGGATATGAAGAAGGCGCCTTCACAGGAGCAACCCGCGGTGGAAAAATCGGTCTTTTTGAACTGGCCCAAGGCGGAACCCTTTTCTTGGATGAGATTGGGGATATCCCCTATGCTCTTCAAGTTAAACTCTTACGGGCCATAGAGAACGGAGAAATCCGCAGGGTAGGCGGAACCAAGCTCATAAAGATCGACACGCGGATCATCGCCGCTACGAACAAGCACTTGGAACAGATGATAAAAAAAAGCCTCTTTCGAGAAGACCTTTTTTACAGATTAAGCGTTATGCATCTCCATATTAAACCCTTGCGGGAAAGGTTGGAGGATATAAAGCCTTTAGGAGAGCAATTCATACAGAACTTTAATAACAAATATAAAACCGATAAAAAAATCACCGAACCAGCTTTTAATTTGATGAAAAAGTATCCCTGGCCGGGCAATGTTCGAGAATTAAAAAATTTGGTAGAAAGGCTGGGCATCCTTTCAAACGGAGATTTAATCACTGCGGAAGACGTACAGGCCGTTCTCAGTAAAATCAGCAATACTATCGATGATATCGACCCTGATCACTTGAGTGATGATTGGAAAACAAACTCCCAGCTTACGGAAGAGTATTCATCCTATGAAAGAACCAAAATACTCGAGGCTCTAAAAACGGCCCATGGTAACAAAACCAAGGCCGCAGAGCTTCTGGGGATAAGCAGGACAAAATTGTACCGGAAGCTTAAGAATCTATAG
- the hpsG gene encoding (2S)-3-sulfopropanediol dehydratase has protein sequence MSCCEPLVLSPQEMWLEGKMKDEDKGRERTFRRMEAIRKSQILLCTDRARLFTESMKATERKPLILRWALALQHIAENIPVYIGEDDLIVGKGENHPGRCGMLYPEIDGAYLDRMGENICGRPDTPFYVSKEDYKIMTEEIAPYWKDKSFPETFVAALPEDTRTLMFGADQENIYQQFGIIFCSGNFRASHNWVIDYKKVAERGIKDIKKQAQEKLAEIENPFERVEKEPFLQSVIITCDAIVIWAKRYAQSAREMAQKESNPARKAELLQIAEICEWVPENPARTFYEALQTQWFAYMFCRLEQLGAASLSLGRMDQYLYPYYKKDIEEGRMTRDQARELLESVWVNMSEAMFIMASPAAGSFTEGYAHFEGVTIGGQTREGKDATNEVSYLILDSKRGIPINYPDMGVRIHAQTPDKFLRAVTEIIKEGQGYPKLLNDEEIVPLYLAKGVSYEDALDYCIAGCVENRIPNVDTYATPAGAVNFGAAVELTLNNGRMKLYGDYQFGAETGDPRNFTSFEEVMNAYRTQHLYLLKHVLTQQAVLDEVKTKFMAAPMTSMVHDICMEECRDLHHWLKRGLREIYCDAIGYATAADSLAAIKKLVFDDKKLTMGELLDALVVNFEGKEAIRQMCLNAPKYANNDPEADAIAKELEKYHLDYLEEQNKEIPGTVLSLRMVPVTLHIAFGKVVGATPNGRKAGMPLAEGTGASHGCDTKGPTGLLMSNVNSKNKGSKNRQARLLNLKLSPGSVKGEEGTRKLMSLIRTWCDMKLYHIQFNIINRETLLAAQKDPEKYRSLVIRVAGYSAYFTELSKELQDEIIARTEQSL, from the coding sequence ATGTCTTGCTGTGAACCGTTAGTATTGTCCCCTCAGGAGATGTGGCTTGAGGGAAAGATGAAGGACGAAGATAAAGGCAGAGAGAGAACCTTCAGAAGGATGGAGGCGATCCGTAAAAGTCAAATTCTGCTATGCACGGATAGAGCGCGTTTGTTTACGGAATCCATGAAAGCTACCGAGCGCAAGCCCCTGATTCTCAGATGGGCCTTAGCTCTGCAGCATATCGCTGAGAATATCCCGGTGTATATCGGGGAGGATGATTTGATCGTCGGGAAAGGAGAGAATCATCCCGGACGCTGTGGGATGCTTTATCCGGAAATCGACGGAGCGTATTTGGATCGCATGGGAGAAAATATATGCGGCCGCCCCGACACTCCTTTTTATGTATCTAAAGAAGATTACAAAATCATGACGGAGGAGATCGCACCCTATTGGAAGGACAAATCCTTTCCAGAGACCTTTGTCGCAGCCCTGCCGGAGGATACCCGAACCCTGATGTTCGGTGCCGATCAGGAAAATATCTATCAGCAGTTTGGGATTATTTTTTGTTCAGGGAACTTCCGAGCCTCCCATAACTGGGTCATTGATTATAAAAAGGTTGCGGAGCGGGGGATCAAGGATATCAAAAAACAAGCTCAGGAAAAACTGGCGGAGATAGAAAATCCCTTTGAACGGGTGGAGAAAGAACCCTTCCTGCAATCCGTGATCATCACCTGTGATGCTATTGTGATCTGGGCTAAGCGGTATGCTCAATCAGCTCGGGAAATGGCGCAAAAGGAAAGCAATCCGGCGCGGAAGGCAGAACTGTTGCAGATTGCCGAAATCTGTGAATGGGTTCCGGAAAATCCTGCGCGGACCTTCTATGAAGCACTGCAGACCCAGTGGTTTGCTTATATGTTCTGCCGCTTGGAGCAACTGGGTGCCGCTTCCTTGAGTCTGGGAAGAATGGACCAGTATCTCTATCCTTACTATAAAAAGGACATAGAAGAAGGCCGGATGACCAGGGATCAAGCGAGGGAATTGCTGGAGAGCGTCTGGGTCAATATGTCCGAAGCGATGTTCATTATGGCAAGCCCGGCGGCCGGCTCTTTCACAGAGGGGTATGCTCACTTTGAGGGTGTTACCATAGGCGGACAGACCCGGGAAGGCAAGGATGCGACCAACGAGGTGTCGTATTTGATCCTTGATTCCAAGCGGGGGATTCCTATCAACTATCCGGATATGGGGGTAAGGATTCATGCGCAAACTCCGGATAAATTTCTTAGAGCGGTAACAGAGATCATTAAAGAAGGGCAGGGCTATCCGAAGCTGCTCAATGATGAGGAGATCGTTCCTCTGTACCTGGCTAAGGGTGTAAGCTATGAGGATGCTCTGGATTATTGTATCGCCGGTTGTGTCGAGAACAGAATTCCGAACGTGGACACCTATGCGACTCCCGCCGGTGCTGTTAATTTTGGCGCCGCAGTGGAGTTAACCCTGAATAACGGCCGGATGAAACTGTATGGCGATTACCAATTTGGGGCGGAGACCGGTGATCCCAGAAACTTCACCTCCTTTGAAGAGGTGATGAATGCTTACCGCACTCAGCATCTCTATTTATTAAAACATGTCCTAACCCAGCAGGCAGTATTGGATGAGGTCAAAACAAAGTTTATGGCGGCTCCCATGACCTCGATGGTCCATGATATTTGTATGGAGGAATGCCGGGATCTTCACCATTGGTTAAAGAGGGGCCTGCGCGAAATTTATTGTGATGCCATTGGTTATGCAACTGCAGCCGATTCCTTGGCAGCCATTAAGAAGCTGGTCTTTGATGATAAAAAGCTGACGATGGGTGAGCTATTGGATGCCTTAGTGGTTAATTTTGAGGGTAAAGAGGCTATCCGGCAGATGTGCCTGAATGCGCCTAAATATGCCAACAACGATCCTGAGGCTGATGCGATAGCTAAGGAACTGGAAAAATATCATCTGGATTATTTAGAAGAACAGAACAAAGAGATTCCCGGAACGGTCCTATCGCTCCGTATGGTCCCCGTAACCCTCCATATTGCCTTTGGCAAAGTGGTGGGAGCAACGCCTAACGGCAGAAAAGCCGGAATGCCTCTGGCAGAAGGAACCGGGGCTTCACATGGTTGTGATACAAAGGGACCCACCGGGTTGCTCATGTCTAACGTCAATTCCAAAAATAAAGGGTCCAAAAACCGACAGGCCAGACTACTTAACCTGAAACTGAGCCCCGGTTCAGTCAAAGGGGAGGAAGGAACCCGGAAGCTGATGTCCCTCATCCGAACCTGGTGCGATATGAAACTCTATCATATTCAGTTTAATATCATTAATCGAGAAACCTTGCTGGCCGCCCAGAAAGACCCTGAGAAATACCGGAGCTTAGTGATCCGTGTAGCTGGCTACAGCGCTTATTTCACGGAACTGTCCAAAGAACTGCAAGACGAGATTATTGCCAGAACAGAGCAGAGTCTATAG
- the hpsH gene encoding (2S)-3-sulfopropanediol dehydratase activating enzyme, translating to MKEKQKGQNSGQVFNIQKYSIHDGPGIRTIVFLKGCPLKCQWCSNPESQHPYPEVFYNDNKCIGIGECRYCLKACRAGAMTEAEGKVAIDRERCTQCGDCAEACPAKAVEVCGVPMTVDEVLNSVEEDGAFYTRSGGGITLSGGEPLVQADFAGKLINEARQRGLNTAVETTGFAEWEAIEKVLNYADTVYYDLKCMDSQKHKKYTGVANEKILFNFKKICTEFPEMAIRVRTPIVPGFNDTKREIRAIVEFIKGMPRDIEYEILPYHRLGESKYPSLGRIYPLSGVPTLEQEKLRELEGYAKFLMKN from the coding sequence ATGAAGGAAAAGCAAAAAGGTCAAAATTCGGGGCAGGTTTTTAATATCCAAAAATACTCGATCCACGACGGACCCGGGATAAGAACGATCGTATTTTTAAAAGGATGTCCTTTAAAATGCCAATGGTGTTCCAATCCCGAAAGTCAGCATCCTTATCCTGAGGTATTTTACAATGATAATAAATGCATCGGTATTGGAGAGTGCCGTTATTGTCTGAAGGCTTGCCGTGCCGGCGCCATGACGGAGGCTGAGGGTAAGGTCGCGATTGACAGGGAACGATGCACTCAGTGCGGAGATTGCGCCGAAGCCTGCCCGGCTAAGGCGGTGGAGGTTTGTGGTGTCCCCATGACGGTGGACGAAGTTCTGAATAGTGTTGAAGAGGACGGCGCTTTTTACACCCGTTCAGGAGGCGGAATCACGCTGAGCGGCGGGGAACCTTTGGTGCAGGCTGATTTTGCCGGCAAGCTCATAAATGAGGCCAGGCAGAGGGGGCTGAATACCGCCGTTGAAACGACCGGTTTTGCTGAGTGGGAAGCCATCGAAAAGGTCTTGAACTATGCAGACACGGTCTACTATGACCTAAAATGCATGGATTCCCAAAAGCATAAAAAGTATACCGGGGTTGCCAATGAGAAGATCTTGTTTAATTTTAAAAAGATATGTACAGAGTTTCCGGAGATGGCGATTCGGGTTCGGACGCCGATTGTTCCAGGATTCAATGATACCAAACGGGAGATTAGGGCTATTGTAGAGTTTATAAAAGGAATGCCAAGGGATATCGAATATGAGATTTTGCCCTATCACCGCTTGGGGGAAAGCAAATACCCTTCTCTGGGAAGAATATACCCCTTGAGTGGTGTTCCAACACTTGAACAGGAAAAACTAAGGGAATTGGAAGGCTATGCCAAGTTTTTGATGAAAAATTAA
- a CDS encoding MFS transporter, with product MENQKVLTSYFDGVKVTSKHLKIVLLIAMGLLFDMMDNYNFSFVAPTLMKNWGITMEQVGQINSMFFIGMLVGSLFGGFISDHIGRKKAFLASSVFFSVFSLSNAFVTNVQAFMVMRFLTGVGIASLIIVAVPYMVEMLPAESRGKWQALGIGFGYIGIPAIAIFCKKVIPLAPENWRYVYAIGGGGLIIAALGLLWLEESPRWLVSKGRVAEAERIVEKMTGYKADLSGVVRNTEKVSVLYVLKEMFSKKLYKNTLVLLEIFWFAYAAGFIFISFAPTLFVTKGYSIEDGLTLSMMMSFGFVAGPFVAAAISDKGGRKWPIVALNIAALVLSIVYASLNNKTGIYVVAVLIAVIIQAMCAVTQTYLGELFPTNIRNAASGIIYSSGRIPTAVAMVAIPVINRMYGYVGVFAVTGMIYVLTAIIVGVWGVRASGKSLEQINE from the coding sequence ATGGAGAATCAAAAAGTACTCACCAGCTATTTTGATGGCGTCAAGGTTACATCCAAGCATTTAAAAATCGTACTTTTAATTGCCATGGGCCTTCTGTTTGACATGATGGACAACTATAATTTTTCCTTTGTTGCGCCGACTCTGATGAAAAACTGGGGTATCACCATGGAGCAGGTGGGACAGATCAATTCGATGTTTTTTATCGGCATGCTGGTGGGGAGTTTGTTCGGTGGATTCATCTCTGATCATATCGGAAGAAAGAAGGCCTTTTTGGCCAGCTCAGTATTTTTTTCCGTCTTCTCCCTTAGCAATGCCTTTGTTACCAATGTCCAGGCCTTTATGGTGATGAGGTTCTTGACCGGTGTTGGGATTGCCAGCCTGATTATTGTGGCCGTACCCTATATGGTTGAAATGCTGCCTGCGGAGAGCCGGGGTAAGTGGCAGGCTCTCGGGATTGGCTTTGGATATATCGGCATACCGGCCATTGCTATTTTCTGCAAGAAGGTCATCCCCTTGGCTCCGGAAAACTGGCGATATGTTTATGCTATCGGCGGCGGCGGCCTGATCATCGCGGCCTTAGGATTATTGTGGCTGGAAGAGTCTCCAAGGTGGCTTGTGTCAAAGGGCAGAGTGGCGGAAGCAGAAAGAATCGTGGAAAAAATGACGGGCTATAAAGCCGATTTAAGCGGCGTGGTACGCAATACGGAGAAGGTCAGTGTTTTGTATGTTCTAAAAGAAATGTTCAGCAAGAAACTATATAAAAATACTTTGGTGCTGCTGGAGATATTTTGGTTTGCTTATGCGGCAGGATTTATCTTCATCAGCTTTGCCCCAACCTTATTTGTTACCAAGGGCTATTCCATTGAGGATGGTTTAACCCTTTCGATGATGATGTCCTTTGGTTTTGTGGCCGGACCTTTTGTAGCTGCTGCCATATCTGACAAGGGCGGAAGAAAATGGCCGATCGTTGCTTTAAATATCGCCGCGTTGGTCCTGTCCATAGTCTACGCGAGTTTAAACAACAAAACCGGGATTTACGTGGTTGCTGTGTTAATCGCCGTGATTATACAGGCTATGTGCGCTGTAACGCAGACCTATTTAGGGGAATTATTCCCAACCAATATCAGAAATGCTGCTTCAGGCATTATTTACTCGTCGGGGCGTATCCCCACGGCAGTCGCTATGGTGGCCATTCCGGTGATCAATAGGATGTATGGATATGTTGGCGTATTCGCTGTGACGGGAATGATCTATGTCCTTACGGCGATTATCGTCGGCGTCTGGGGAGTGCGCGCCAGTGGAAAATCACTTGAACAGATCAATGAGTAA
- a CDS encoding SDR family NAD(P)-dependent oxidoreductase yields MLLKDKVALVTGGNGGLGRAIVKAYLAEGAKVAFAGRHPMKPEFARELDEMGGEYLPLQCDVSSSGQVREMFAKVVERFGTLDILVNNAAKLNTDPQSAERRKAHYELVTKPVPRHSLQITMNITDEEWKSYFDVNIHGAFYCTREALKIMETKKSGRIINIASTAGMSVTSIHSPHYSASKAALIGFTRSVAAEVAGGGILVNCIAPGGIMTDDFSDILGRMTEQARNEFFQMVPLGRLGEPEEYASLAVWLASEGGGYMVGQVISPNGGAAI; encoded by the coding sequence ATGTTACTTAAAGACAAAGTGGCGTTGGTAACCGGAGGAAATGGGGGGCTAGGAAGAGCGATTGTCAAAGCCTATCTGGCTGAAGGTGCGAAAGTGGCGTTTGCCGGCCGGCATCCGATGAAACCGGAGTTTGCTCGGGAATTAGACGAGATGGGCGGAGAGTACCTGCCCCTGCAATGCGATGTCAGCTCAAGTGGACAGGTGAGGGAAATGTTTGCCAAGGTTGTGGAGCGGTTTGGTACTCTGGACATCCTGGTGAATAATGCAGCCAAATTAAACACGGACCCGCAAAGCGCAGAGCGCAGAAAAGCCCATTATGAACTGGTGACCAAGCCGGTGCCGCGGCATTCGCTCCAAATTACGATGAATATCACCGATGAGGAATGGAAGAGCTATTTTGATGTGAATATTCACGGCGCCTTTTATTGTACGCGTGAAGCCCTGAAAATCATGGAAACTAAAAAATCCGGGAGGATTATTAACATTGCTTCCACGGCGGGGATGTCGGTTACAAGTATTCATAGCCCCCATTACAGTGCATCAAAGGCGGCGTTGATCGGGTTTACCCGGTCGGTTGCGGCAGAAGTGGCAGGGGGTGGAATTTTGGTGAATTGCATTGCCCCCGGTGGCATCATGACCGATGATTTCAGTGATATTTTGGGCAGGATGACAGAACAGGCGAGAAATGAATTTTTCCAGATGGTCCCCTTGGGGAGATTAGGCGAACCTGAAGAGTATGCTTCCCTTGCGGTATGGCTGGCCTCAGAAGGCGGCGGTTATATGGTGGGTCAGGTCATCAGTCCGAATGGCGGAGCCGCTATCTAA
- a CDS encoding carboxymuconolactone decarboxylase family protein: protein MNNKVETPICNRLQENGYWNNDWNGLYNLDPVWTEKYLDMAMQAMSGIVDPKTAELIAIAVDASCTHMYAPGVRRHIQKALELGVTQREIMAVLESTTLLSIHSCAMGVPILMEEVEKMESAKTK from the coding sequence ATGAATAACAAGGTTGAAACCCCGATATGCAACAGATTACAGGAAAACGGGTATTGGAACAATGACTGGAACGGCTTATATAATTTGGATCCGGTATGGACTGAGAAATACCTGGATATGGCCATGCAGGCGATGTCCGGCATTGTGGACCCCAAAACAGCAGAGCTGATCGCCATCGCGGTGGATGCTTCTTGCACCCATATGTATGCCCCAGGTGTGCGCAGACACATTCAAAAAGCCCTTGAATTGGGAGTGACCCAAAGGGAGATTATGGCTGTCTTAGAGAGTACCACCTTATTGAGCATCCATTCCTGTGCCATGGGTGTGCCTATTTTGATGGAAGAAGTTGAAAAAATGGAGTCAGCAAAGACGAAATAA
- a CDS encoding metal-sensing transcriptional repressor, which produces MVMSEKGHSHHHNTKAVLNRLSRAIGHLESVKRMVEEEKDCSEVLIQLSAVIAALNNTGKVILKDHIAHCIVEAWEIGDEKALENMNKAIDRFIK; this is translated from the coding sequence ATGGTAATGAGCGAAAAGGGCCATAGCCATCATCATAATACCAAAGCCGTTCTCAATCGCTTATCCCGCGCAATTGGTCATCTTGAATCCGTTAAACGGATGGTAGAAGAGGAGAAGGACTGCAGTGAAGTATTGATTCAGTTATCGGCAGTTATAGCGGCTCTTAATAATACCGGTAAGGTCATTCTTAAAGATCATATTGCCCATTGTATTGTTGAGGCTTGGGAAATCGGTGATGAAAAGGCTCTTGAAAATATGAATAAGGCCATTGATCGCTTTATTAAATGA
- a CDS encoding iron ABC transporter substrate-binding protein, translated as MKKLTLILLTLMLIATGCTSQESAVPGRTEDTTRVVTDMMGRQVEIPAKIDSIVCTGSGALRLIAYAQATDLLIGIEDIDKTREIKRAYNYVYHDQFKDLPSIGKGGGRGYTAYEEQIIALQPDIIFTFYNSDALEQLANKTGIPVVSIATQANLFGEDTAQSLTLIGEILGKEERCAELAAYMEQLRADLNDRTKDIADTDKPVVYTGAVTYNGAHGFAGTYANFGPLKAINAINVADETGQKDGFDVDWEKIQVWDPDYIFLDPGNMNLVNEEYTKKPDYFNSLRAVREGKVYSMISFNNYSTNSEVAIADAYYAGKVLFPEKFADIDMETKTDEIIAKFLGRGIYAEMKEAGLTFGKITLGQ; from the coding sequence ATGAAAAAATTGACCCTTATCTTACTGACACTTATGCTTATTGCGACCGGGTGTACAAGTCAGGAGTCTGCGGTTCCTGGCCGGACGGAGGACACTACCCGGGTCGTCACCGATATGATGGGCAGGCAAGTGGAGATTCCGGCGAAGATCGATTCCATCGTTTGCACAGGCTCAGGCGCTCTGCGGTTAATCGCTTATGCCCAGGCCACTGATCTTCTAATTGGAATTGAAGATATCGACAAAACGAGAGAGATAAAACGAGCTTATAACTATGTCTATCATGACCAATTCAAAGACCTCCCCAGTATAGGCAAAGGCGGCGGCCGTGGTTATACCGCCTATGAAGAGCAGATTATTGCCCTTCAGCCTGATATCATCTTTACTTTTTATAATAGTGACGCCCTTGAGCAGCTGGCCAACAAAACAGGGATTCCTGTAGTATCCATTGCGACTCAGGCCAACCTGTTTGGGGAGGATACGGCTCAATCCCTGACATTGATCGGAGAGATTCTTGGCAAAGAGGAACGCTGTGCCGAGTTGGCTGCTTATATGGAGCAGTTAAGGGCCGACCTCAATGACCGGACCAAGGATATTGCGGATACGGACAAACCGGTTGTGTATACCGGTGCCGTAACCTATAACGGTGCCCACGGATTCGCCGGAACCTATGCCAACTTTGGTCCCCTTAAGGCCATTAATGCCATCAATGTAGCCGATGAGACCGGTCAGAAAGATGGATTCGATGTGGATTGGGAAAAAATCCAGGTCTGGGACCCCGATTACATCTTTCTCGATCCTGGCAATATGAATCTGGTCAATGAGGAATATACCAAGAAGCCTGATTACTTCAATTCTTTGCGTGCGGTGAGAGAAGGTAAGGTTTATTCCATGATTAGCTTTAATAATTACTCCACGAATAGTGAGGTGGCTATAGCCGACGCTTATTATGCAGGCAAGGTGCTGTTCCCTGAGAAGTTTGCAGATATTGATATGGAGACCAAGACCGATGAAATCATTGCAAAGTTTTTGGGTAGAGGGATCTATGCCGAAATGAAGGAGGCCGGGTTAACCTTTGGAAAGATTACACTTGGTCAGTAA
- a CDS encoding FecCD family ABC transporter permease, which translates to MERLHLVSNSGKLHYRDAYGKYMARKRFVLFVLITLLIGTALFSMTAGSAGLTLGEVFRTFIGEGTTQANAIVWNVRLPRIMTATVVGGALALAGCVMQGVLRNPLASASTLGVSQGASFGATIAIVYFSAGVQHNATGSGAISITNPFLVTVCAFFGGIISVLVILALSRIKTVTPASMVLAGVALSSLFGGGTTLAQYFADDVVLASVVYWTFGDLGRTSWNEIVLIFVILSLTFIYFMSKSWSYNGIQSGLQTARSLGIHVDQLILVSMVLSALLAASAVSFVGIINFVGLVAPHMVRRFVGSDYRFLLPASMLAGACILLLSDLCSRTIVAPVVLPIGAITSFLGAPLFLYLIYKGAR; encoded by the coding sequence TTGGAAAGATTACACTTGGTCAGTAACTCAGGTAAACTTCACTATCGGGATGCTTACGGAAAATATATGGCCAGAAAGCGCTTTGTGCTCTTTGTCCTGATAACCCTGCTGATAGGTACGGCCCTGTTTTCGATGACAGCCGGCTCCGCCGGTCTGACCTTGGGAGAGGTTTTCCGGACATTCATAGGGGAAGGTACGACTCAGGCCAACGCTATTGTTTGGAATGTACGCTTGCCCCGCATCATGACCGCGACAGTGGTGGGAGGTGCTTTGGCCCTGGCAGGCTGTGTCATGCAAGGCGTACTGCGGAATCCTTTGGCCTCTGCCTCAACCCTGGGGGTATCCCAGGGGGCTTCCTTTGGTGCCACCATCGCTATTGTCTACTTTAGTGCCGGGGTGCAGCATAATGCCACGGGAAGCGGGGCGATCAGTATTACCAACCCCTTTCTGGTCACCGTATGCGCTTTTTTCGGGGGGATCATTTCCGTATTGGTCATTCTGGCTTTATCCCGGATTAAAACCGTTACCCCAGCCTCCATGGTCTTAGCCGGGGTTGCTCTTTCTTCCCTGTTCGGCGGGGGAACCACTCTGGCCCAATATTTTGCCGACGATGTAGTGTTGGCCTCGGTGGTCTATTGGACATTTGGAGATCTGGGACGTACCAGCTGGAATGAAATAGTCCTTATCTTTGTCATTCTTAGTCTGACTTTTATCTACTTTATGTCCAAAAGCTGGAGCTACAATGGGATACAAAGCGGGCTGCAGACGGCACGAAGTCTGGGGATCCATGTGGATCAGCTGATTTTGGTCAGTATGGTGTTGTCCGCTCTTTTGGCGGCCAGTGCCGTATCTTTTGTGGGGATTATTAATTTTGTCGGGTTGGTGGCTCCCCACATGGTTAGAAGGTTCGTGGGCAGCGATTATCGGTTTTTGCTTCCGGCTTCCATGCTAGCCGGAGCCTGTATATTGCTGTTAAGTGATCTTTGTTCCCGAACCATTGTAGCGCCGGTGGTTTTGCCCATTGGTGCTATAACTTCATTTCTCGGGGCGCCGCTGTTTTTATATCTGATTTACAAGGGGGCGAGATAG
- a CDS encoding ABC transporter ATP-binding protein → MLKVQNLSFHYGTHLVLEDVHFEAPYGHCVAILGNNGAGKSTLIKCLNKILPPRSGQVLLDEQNVFSMSRTNVAKEVAYVAQHSETSRFTVFDAVMLGRKPYIKFSPSQADYEIVETMIEKLELTHMALSYIDELSGGELQKVMLARALTQQPKVLLLDEPTSNLDLKNQHDMLGLVEKIAREEDICVLMVIHDLNLALRYCDRFLFIKNGGIYAYGDEEIMNAKVISEVYGIPVAMEYSHGVKMVVPFPEQVMKTNKA, encoded by the coding sequence ATGCTGAAAGTACAGAACCTTAGCTTTCACTATGGAACCCACCTTGTACTGGAGGATGTACACTTCGAAGCTCCCTATGGACATTGTGTCGCCATTCTGGGCAATAATGGTGCAGGAAAAAGTACATTGATTAAATGCCTCAATAAAATACTACCCCCTCGCTCCGGCCAGGTTCTACTGGATGAACAGAATGTGTTCAGCATGTCCCGGACCAATGTGGCGAAAGAGGTGGCCTATGTGGCTCAGCACAGTGAAACCTCCCGCTTTACAGTGTTCGATGCCGTGATGCTGGGGCGCAAACCCTATATCAAGTTCAGCCCCTCCCAAGCAGACTATGAGATCGTTGAAACCATGATTGAAAAATTGGAGCTAACCCATATGGCCCTCTCTTATATCGATGAACTCTCCGGTGGAGAACTGCAAAAAGTAATGCTGGCCCGGGCTTTGACCCAACAACCTAAAGTGCTGCTCCTGGATGAACCTACCAGCAACCTGGATCTGAAAAATCAGCACGATATGCTTGGGCTGGTAGAGAAAATCGCCAGGGAGGAAGATATCTGTGTCCTTATGGTCATTCATGATTTGAATCTTGCTTTGCGCTATTGTGATCGGTTTCTCTTTATTAAAAACGGAGGAATTTATGCCTATGGCGACGAAGAAATCATGAATGCTAAGGTGATCAGCGAAGTGTACGGCATACCGGTGGCTATGGAATATTCCCATGGAGTTAAAATGGTTGTGCCCTTCCCCGAGCAGGTTATGAAGACGAATAAAGCATAA